A window of Macrococcus sp. 19Msa1099 genomic DNA:
TAACGGGTTCATTTTTTGGAGAGAAGTTGCTTTAATATAATGAGAGATTGGGACAATTGTTTCAATCTCATTTTTTATTTGTTTAATTCGTGTACAATATAAGTAATAAACTATTGGAGAGAAAAGATGCGATTATTATTAGTCGAAGATGATTTAAAGCTTGGAAAATTTACAAAGCTGATGCTGCAATCACAAGGGTATGTCGTTACGTGGGTCAAGAGTGGTAGTGAAGCAATGGATTATATCGTACTTGAAACTTTTGAAGTAATAATCCTCGATTGGATGCTGCCTGATATTTCTGGTGTCGATGTTATAAAACGATGTCGATTGGCAGACGTAAATATACCTATAATTATGATGACAGCACGTGGCACAATAGATGATAAAGTTGAGGGATTTAATGCTGGTGCTGATGACTATATCGTAAAACCTTTTGAATTTGATGAGCTTCATATGCGCATATTAGCATTAGGTAGACGTAGTTTCGGTCGTATGACCAATGAACTTAAATATGAAATGTTTGAAATTGATTATCACGAGCATAATATCAAATTCAATGATATTGTTTTGGAACTCACGCGTAAAGAGTATTTATTAATGAAAGTATTGATTGAACATAAAGGTGGTATTGTTTCTAAAGATATGATTATGGAGCACGTTTATACAATTGATGAAATTGTCTCTGATAATGCCATAGAATCACTCATTAGAAGAATTAGAGCAAAGATTGGAAATGATATATCACCTTTTATGATTAAAGTAGTTCGTAATATGGGATATAGGTTAATTAAGCATGCATAATCAAATAAGAAGATTATTATTGTTATTTGCACTTTTATTATTTTTGCTTCTCATTTCATTTTCTTTTATTATATATTTTTCTACTAAAAATTCGGTAGATTATCAGCAGCAATTATTATCTGAATCTGTCATCAATCAGGAAGTTCAAGAACATATTACAAACAATAATGGTAATATTAAGATTAAGCAATCTGATCATACTGAACAAAAAAATATACCTACGCTTTATTTTATTACAGATGGAACTCGTATTATTAAGCAATCTGAATATGGTCATCGATTGATTCATTATATTCAATCTCATACGCATCGTAAAGAATATGTCCATCATTATATAGCATATGAAAATAGACATTATCATGTTTCAAGTAGACGTGTCAGTGCTGATAATACATATTATATTTACACTATAATAGATAGTACAGAATCTTACCATGCACTCAATAAACTTAAACATATGCTCATTGGTGTCACCTTTATATATTTATTCTTAATTATTATTCTTGCATATTTGTTATCAATATTTTCTATAAAACCATATAAAAAAGCAATAGAGTCACAAAAAGTATTTGTACAGAATGCTTCACATGAATTAAAGACACCTATTTCAGTTGTTAAAGCAGGATTGTCAGTTTTAACGGTGTATGAGAAAGATAATTTAACCTCAATAGGAAAAGAAACCATTACCGATTTAAATGATGAAATTGAGCATATGAAAGACTTGGTTAATCAACTCTTATTACTAGAAACAGTCCAAGGTTATGAGATGACTCGTATCAACTTAAAGCCGCTTTGTATTGAAGTTACACAAAGATATCAGAAGTTATTAAATAATAAAATCCAATTAAAACTCACAGATACTTATATCTCTGGCAATAAAGATGCAATTGTACAGGCATTAAATATATTATTTGATAATGCTATAAAATATAACGATTATAATGTTGGAATACAGATAAAGCTCAATCAAGGTAAATTGATATTTAAAGATAATGGTGCTGGCATCACTGATAATGAACTGAAAAATATCTTTGAAAGGTTTTATCGTGGCAAAGAAGTGGGTAGTATAGAAGGAACAGGTATTGGTCTTGCATTGTTTAAAGAAATTATGAATGCACACGATGCAGATGTAGAAGTATTTAATAAGAAGGGCCTACAATTTAATATTTTATTCAAAAAGTAATGTAATGTCAGTTTCATCTCAGTTTCATTGTTTATATTATGTTTATCAAAAGAACAGGAGATGATTAAAATGCCATTACATCCACTTATCGTACATTTTCCAATTGCATTATTAATTATGGGTAC
This region includes:
- a CDS encoding response regulator transcription factor, coding for MRLLLVEDDLKLGKFTKLMLQSQGYVVTWVKSGSEAMDYIVLETFEVIILDWMLPDISGVDVIKRCRLADVNIPIIMMTARGTIDDKVEGFNAGADDYIVKPFEFDELHMRILALGRRSFGRMTNELKYEMFEIDYHEHNIKFNDIVLELTRKEYLLMKVLIEHKGGIVSKDMIMEHVYTIDEIVSDNAIESLIRRIRAKIGNDISPFMIKVVRNMGYRLIKHA
- a CDS encoding HAMP domain-containing sensor histidine kinase → MHNQIRRLLLLFALLLFLLLISFSFIIYFSTKNSVDYQQQLLSESVINQEVQEHITNNNGNIKIKQSDHTEQKNIPTLYFITDGTRIIKQSEYGHRLIHYIQSHTHRKEYVHHYIAYENRHYHVSSRRVSADNTYYIYTIIDSTESYHALNKLKHMLIGVTFIYLFLIIILAYLLSIFSIKPYKKAIESQKVFVQNASHELKTPISVVKAGLSVLTVYEKDNLTSIGKETITDLNDEIEHMKDLVNQLLLLETVQGYEMTRINLKPLCIEVTQRYQKLLNNKIQLKLTDTYISGNKDAIVQALNILFDNAIKYNDYNVGIQIKLNQGKLIFKDNGAGITDNELKNIFERFYRGKEVGSIEGTGIGLALFKEIMNAHDADVEVFNKKGLQFNILFKK